Part of the Candidatus Macondimonas diazotrophica genome is shown below.
ACGAGCGCTGCGAAGCGGCCAATCCCGATCCCAAGATTCCACTCATGGCGCGCAGCGAGCTGGCCCGTCAGGCCGAACTCATCATCGTCATCGGGGGTGATGGTACCTTTCTGGACGCGGCGCGCGCGGTCGGTCCCCAGCAGGTGCCCCTGGTGGGCATCAATCTCGGTCGCCTGGGGTTCATGGTGGACATCCCACCAGCCCAGCTGGAACTGGCGCTGGATGCCATTCTGGCCGGTGACTACCAGACCGATCAGCGCTTTCTGCTCGAAGGTTCGGCCCTGCGCGGCAAGACGGTGTTGCATCGGGACACGGCGCTCAACGATGTGGTCATCAACAAACATCATGTCGCGCGCCTGATCGACTTCGACACCTACATCGACGGCCACTACGTCAACAATCACCGCGCCGACGGCCTCATCGTCGCCACACCGACCGGATCGACCGCCTACGCCCTCTCCGGCGGTGGGCCGGTCATGCACCCGCAGCTCCATGCCATCGTCCTGGTGCCGATCTGCCCGCACGCCCTGGCGGACCGCCCGCTGGTGGTCGGCGACTCCGCCCAGATCGAGATCCGGATCGCTGCGCGCAATACCAATCCGGTGCAGGTAACCTGGGACGGTCAGAATAGCGTCGAGCTCCGCAATGGGGACACGGTGCGGATCCGCCGCAGCGACTTTGTACTCACGTTGATCCACCCCACCAATCATGACTATTTCCGGATCCTGCGCAGCAAACTACGCTGGGGCAGCCAACCGATCCCATGAGGCCCCTGCGCCATGCTGACGCGCCTGGAAATCCGCAACTACACCCTCATCGACCACCTGGAGCTGGACTTCGGGCCCGGCTTTTCCACGCTGACCGGCGAAACCGGCGCCGGCAAATCGATTCTGATCGATGCGCTCGGCCTGCTGCTGGGTGACCGGGCCCGCCTGGATCTGATCCGCACCGGCGCCAGCCGCGCCGAACTCAGCGCCGCGTTCGACCTGCGCGATCTGCCCGCGGTGGCCCACTGGCTGGCCGACGAAGGGCTCGACGACGGCGACAGTTGCCAGCTGCGCCGGGTCCTGCAGCGCGATGGCGGCTCGCGCATGACCCTCAATGGACGCATGGTTACCGCTCAGACACTGCGCATCCTTGGACCCATGTTGCTCGAGATCCATGGCCAGCATGCGCATCAAAGCCTGTTGCAGAATGCCGCGCAGCGCGCGCTGCTGGACCGTATCGGCGGCCATGACGCGCTGCTGGCCGAGGTGAATCATGCCTACACCGCACTCCGGGAAATCCTCGACGCTCGCAGCCGGATCGATCAGTCCGCCGGCAACGGTGCCGCCCAGGCCGATTGGCTGCAGGCCCAGATCAGCGAGCTTCAAGCGCACACCCCCCAGACCGCGGAATGGTCGGCGCTGGTCGCGGAACACAAGCGCCACGCCCATGGCGAACGACTGCTGAGCCTGGCGCAAGCAACGCTCGACCGGCTGGCCGGTGAGGATGCGCCCACCGTGCCCGCCCTCCAGCAGGCGCACCGCGACATGGCCGAAGCCTGCCGGCTCGACCCGACGCTCAACGAGGTGGCTCTGTTGCTCGAACAGGCCCTGATTCCAGCGCAGGAAGCCGAACGGGCGCTGGCGCACTATCTGGCCGATGCGCAGGTCGATCCGGAGCGGCTCGCCTGGCTCGAGAACCGCATTGCAGACTACCACCAGCTGTCCCGCAAGCATCAGTGCGCGCCCGAAGATCTTCCGGAGGTTCAGGAGCGGCTGTCTCGCGAGCTGGAGGAGCTGGAGCACCAGGCCGAACGCCACGCCGAACTCGAAGCGCAGGAAGCGGCGGCCCGTTCGACCTACGCCCGCGCCGCCGAGCGGCTGAGCGCCGCGCGGCGCGAGACGGCAACGCACCTGGCCACACAGATCGAAGCGCAGGTCCGGGTCCTCGGACTGCCCCATGCCCAAGTCGACTTCAGCGTTGCGCCGCAAGCCGACCGACTTTCACCGAATGGATACGACCGGGTGGAAATCACCCTCAGCATGAATCCGGGCCAGCCCCTCAAGCCGCTGGCGCGGGTGGCCTCGGGCGGAGAGCTGTCACGCATCGCGCTGGCGATTGCGGTGGTTGCGACCCACCATGCACCGGCGGGATGCATGATCTTCGACGAAGTGGATGCCGGCGTCGGCGGCGCAGTGGCCGCGCTCATCGGGCAGCGCCTGTCCGATCTGGCGACCTATCGGCAAGTCTTGTGCGTCACGCATCAGGCACAGGTGGCGGCCTATGCGCAGCAGCACTATCGGGTGGCCAAGGAGGTTCTGGATGCACAGACCCGCACCCGGGTCGTTCCCCTGACCGAATCGGAAGCCATCGAAGAACTGGCGCGCATGCTGGGTGGCCAGACCATCACGGAACGGGCGCGGGCGCACGCCCGCGAGCTGCGCGCCCAGGCGCTTCAGTCGGCAGCGGCCTCGTCCTCGCCATCCGGCACGGTGTAGCTGCTGGTGCCCTCCGCGCGGCAATCGGGACAGACACCGTAGATGTAGAGGCTGTGATCGGTCATGTCATAGCCCATGCGCTCGGCGATGGCGGCCTGACGGGCCTCGATGGCATCGTCGATGAACTCGTCCACCCGCCCGCATTTGATGCAGAGCATGTGGTCGTGGTGTTTGCCCTGGTTGATCTCGAAGACCGAATGGCCGCTTTCGAAGTTGAGACGATTCACCAGTCCCGCACTTTCGAACTGGGTCAGCACGCGATAGACCGT
Proteins encoded:
- a CDS encoding NAD(+) kinase, which encodes MSNSPSPPRFSTIGLIGNAANAQLTATLAPLVAYLDRRGRRILLDERCEAANPDPKIPLMARSELARQAELIIVIGGDGTFLDAARAVGPQQVPLVGINLGRLGFMVDIPPAQLELALDAILAGDYQTDQRFLLEGSALRGKTVLHRDTALNDVVINKHHVARLIDFDTYIDGHYVNNHRADGLIVATPTGSTAYALSGGGPVMHPQLHAIVLVPICPHALADRPLVVGDSAQIEIRIAARNTNPVQVTWDGQNSVELRNGDTVRIRRSDFVLTLIHPTNHDYFRILRSKLRWGSQPIP
- the recN gene encoding DNA repair protein RecN — protein: MLTRLEIRNYTLIDHLELDFGPGFSTLTGETGAGKSILIDALGLLLGDRARLDLIRTGASRAELSAAFDLRDLPAVAHWLADEGLDDGDSCQLRRVLQRDGGSRMTLNGRMVTAQTLRILGPMLLEIHGQHAHQSLLQNAAQRALLDRIGGHDALLAEVNHAYTALREILDARSRIDQSAGNGAAQADWLQAQISELQAHTPQTAEWSALVAEHKRHAHGERLLSLAQATLDRLAGEDAPTVPALQQAHRDMAEACRLDPTLNEVALLLEQALIPAQEAERALAHYLADAQVDPERLAWLENRIADYHQLSRKHQCAPEDLPEVQERLSRELEELEHQAERHAELEAQEAAARSTYARAAERLSAARRETATHLATQIEAQVRVLGLPHAQVDFSVAPQADRLSPNGYDRVEITLSMNPGQPLKPLARVASGGELSRIALAIAVVATHHAPAGCMIFDEVDAGVGGAVAALIGQRLSDLATYRQVLCVTHQAQVAAYAQQHYRVAKEVLDAQTRTRVVPLTESEAIEELARMLGGQTITERARAHARELRAQALQSAAASSSPSGTV
- the fur gene encoding ferric iron uptake transcriptional regulator; the encoded protein is MESKDIRKVGLKVTLPRLKILEMLESGDSRHMSAEDLYKALLESGEEIGLATVYRVLTQFESAGLVNRLNFESGHSVFEINQGKHHDHMLCIKCGRVDEFIDDAIEARQAAIAERMGYDMTDHSLYIYGVCPDCRAEGTSSYTVPDGEDEAAAD